In Poecilia reticulata strain Guanapo linkage group LG1, Guppy_female_1.0+MT, whole genome shotgun sequence, one genomic interval encodes:
- the LOC103470497 gene encoding ecto-ADP-ribosyltransferase 5-like, whose amino-acid sequence MARLVIWVAVFILFGSCLGTPLDKFNKFLQKCKNWMGCPTQLDMASDSVDDMYNKCEEKMKEEIEKKFLPNEQNKNENFKQAWNKAEEYYKIKWEKKNTQLKKEQIMALHAYTLHVPPLYSEFNDAVRTQKSEYKTKFPYHTLHFYLTMALRTIKPKAENCVTVFRRTPCKFSTDVLNKEIRFSAFASSSMDEYCDKMFGEESCFEISTCFGADISQYSKFETEREVLIPPYEVFKVKEIKKSSELNKLPCKVVYKLQSTKTTHSNLNCAFFSKESLLGFN is encoded by the exons ATGGCAAGGTTGGTAATTTGGGTGGCTGTCTTCATCTTATTTGGATCCTGTCTTGGAACTCCACTAGATAAGTTCAACAAG tttttgcagaaatgtaaaaattggaTGGGCTGCCCAACCCAGCTGGATATGGCTTCAGACTCTGTTGATGACATGTACAACAAATGTGAAGAGAAGATGAAGGAAGAAATAGAGAAAAAGTTTTTAccaaatgagcaaaacaaaaatgaaaacttcaaGCAGGCGTGGAATAAAGCCGAGGAATACTACAAGATTAAATGGGAGAAGAAGAACACGCAGCTGAAGAAAGAACAAATCATGGCTCTTCATGCGTACACCCTTCATGTCCCACCTTTATACAGTGAATTCAACGATGCAGTCCGAACACAAAAATCTGAGTACAAAACCAAATTTCCATATCACACTCTGCACTTCTATCTCACCATGGCTCTGCGCACCATCAAACCTAAAGCAGAAAATTGTGTCACTGTTTTCAGAAGAACTCCCTGTAAATTCAGCACAGATGTTCTTAACAAAGAGATTCGTTTTAGTGCTTTTGCCTCCAGTTCAATGGATGAATACTGTGATAAAATGTTTGGTGAAGAATCGTGCTTTGAGATCTCCACATGCTTTGGAGCAGACATCTCACAGTACTCTAAGTTtgagacagaaagagaagtCCTGATCCCTCCTTACGaggtttttaaagttaaagaaataaagaaaagctcTGAGCTCAACAAGCTTCCTTGTAAGGTTGTCTACAAACTTCAGAGCACAAAAACAACTCATTCCAATTTAAACTGTGCTTTTTTCAGCAAGGAAAGTCTGCTTGGTTTTAACTGA
- the LOC103470565 gene encoding GPI-linked NAD(P)(+)--arginine ADP-ribosyltransferase 1-like, whose product MTMWTFLLVLFGASVSTAKFYRSLADIPLPLDMAPNSVDDMYEGCANNMATKVKTKFLVSEKKMSKNFSLAWDEAEKQYNKKWKPKPGKKTSRALEKEQNMAVYAYTLDKPEIFTEFNSAVRTQRAQYMGMFQYHSLHFFLTGALRALNARKPKTERCLTGYRRVNRKFKLSVLGKEIRFGAFTSSSMGKYPRKEKFGYETCFEIYTCLGADVSLYSKFGESEAEVLVPPYEIFKVTGIKQRAEEKDLPCKVVLKLKSTEKTLSNLNCAFFTDN is encoded by the exons ATGACAATGTGGACGTTCCTGCTTGTTCTGTTTGGAGCTTCTGTCTCAACTGCAAAG TTTTACAGATCCCTGGCTGATATTCCTCTCCCATTGGACATGGCTCCGAACTCTGTCGATGACATGTACGAAGGCTGCGCAAACAACATGGCGACCAAAGTAAAGACCAAGTTCTTGGTCAGTGAGAAAAAGATGAGCAAAAATTTTAGCCTGGCTTGGGACGAAGCGGAGAAACAGTATAATAAGAAATGGAAGCCCAAACCTGGGAAGAAAACATCCCGAGCCCTGGAGAAAGAACAGAACATGGCCGTCTATGCTTACACTCTGGACAAACCAGAGATATTCACTGAATTCAACAGTGCGGTGCGAACGCAGAGGGCTCAGTACATGGGCATGTTTCAGTATCACTCACTGCACTTCTTCCTGACGGGCGCTCTCAGAGCTCTCAACGCTCGTAAGCCAAAGACAGAAAGATGCCTTACTGGTTACCGGAGGGTCAACAGAAAATTCAAGCTGAGTGTTCTCGGCAAAGAAATCCGTTTTGGCGCTTTCACCTCCAGCTCGATGGGGAAGTATCCCCGCAAAGAAAAATTTGGCTATGAGACCTGTTTTGAGATTTACACCTGCTTAGGAGCAGACGTCTCACTGTACTCCAAGTTTGGAGAATCAGAAGCAGAAGTCCTGGTTCCTCCGTATGAAATCTTTAAAGTTACAGGCATAAAGCAGAGAGCTGAGGAGAAGGACCTTCCATGTAAAGTTGTGTTGAAACTGAAGAGCACAGAAAAGACTCTGTCCAACCTAAACTGTGCGTTTTTCACGGATAATTGa
- the LOC103470628 gene encoding erythroblast NAD(P)(+)--arginine ADP-ribosyltransferase-like — protein sequence MAMLAVWTVVLLSFSSCIGAPGPQQKSCSFPLDLAPHSVDDMYSGCEDEMEEKVASLLNTEKKGEFRTAWRAAQKYYNNKWEATTSTLKKEQIMAIHAYTLEKPPIYAEFNKAVRTQSSEYKTTFQYHALHFYLTMALRSLKPNAAECVTTYRRTNCEFEIATEANREIRFGGFTSSSVGSYASPKFGEQSCFEIITCFGAGISQFSMYESENEVLIPPYEVFKVTDIQKRSGDNSLPCEVVYKLKSTKKRRSNLNCALSKDCLPD from the exons ATGGCAATGCTAGCAGTTTGGACAGTGGTCCTGCTATCATTCAGCTCCTGCATTGGGGCTCCGGGACCACAGCAGAAG AGTTGTTCGTTCCCACTGGATTTAGCTCCACACTCTGTTGATGACATGTACAGCGGCTGCGAAGATGAGATGGAAGAAAAAGTGGCCAGTCTGCTAAATACGGAGAAAAAGGGTGAATTTAGAACGGCTTGGCGTGCAGCACAAAAATACTACAACAATAAATGGGAGGCCACCACCTCAACGCTGAAGAAAGAACAAATCATGGCTATTCACGCTTACACCCTGGAAAAACCACCAATATACGCCGAGTTCAATAAGGCGGTCCGAACGCAAAGCTCCGAGTACAAGACCACATTTCAATATCACGCACTTCACTTCTACCTCACCATGGCCCTACGCTCCCTCAAGCCCAATGCAGCAGAGTGTGTCACCACCTACCGGAGAACCAACTGCGAATTTGAAATAGCCACCGAAGCGAATAGAGAGATTCGCTTCGGTGGCTTTACCTCCAGCTCAGTGGGTTCTTATGCTTCTCCTAAATTTGGCGAACAATCATGCTTTGAGATTATCACCTGCTTTGGAGCAGGCATCTCACAGTTCTCCATGTATGAATCGGAAAACGAGGTCCTGATCCCTCCGTATGAGGTTTTTAAGGTAACAGACATACAGAAAAGATCTGGGGACAATTCCCTTCCATGCGAGGTTGTCTACAAACTGAAGAGCACAAAAAAACGACGTTCCAATTTAAACTGTGCTCTCTCTAAAGATTGTCTGCCGGATTAG